The proteins below are encoded in one region of Limnochorda pilosa:
- a CDS encoding GbsR/MarR family transcriptional regulator, with the protein MLAWLLIADEPQSLDDLVHVLHISKAAASQGTRVLERTGFIERVTVPGDRKAYYQASPDMSSAIVQTSVIKMDEMARLADDGIRAVGEENQTARQRLARMSRLYRHIRKRMPEILREIETEEE; encoded by the coding sequence ATGCTGGCATGGCTCCTCATCGCGGATGAACCGCAGTCCCTCGACGACCTTGTTCATGTCCTGCACATCAGCAAGGCCGCTGCAAGCCAGGGAACCCGGGTGTTGGAGCGCACCGGCTTCATCGAACGGGTGACCGTTCCGGGGGACCGCAAGGCCTACTATCAGGCCAGCCCGGACATGTCGAGTGCCATCGTCCAGACGTCCGTGATCAAGATGGACGAAATGGCCCGCCTCGCCGACGACGGCATCCGTGCCGTCGGCGAGGAGAATCAGACGGCGCGTCAGCGGCTCGCCCGTATGAGCCGGCTCTATCGGCACATCCGCAAGCGGATGCCCGAGATTCTGCGTGAGATCGAGACCGAGGAGGAATGA
- a CDS encoding DUF4160 domain-containing protein: MDGFRFFFFSNEGNEPPHVHVEAAEKYAKFWLRPVALARSYGFGAHELSGIRRIVESRSDYFEHRWGEYFGEGTH; encoded by the coding sequence GTGGACGGATTCAGGTTCTTTTTCTTCAGCAACGAGGGCAACGAACCTCCGCACGTGCACGTCGAAGCGGCCGAGAAATACGCCAAGTTTTGGCTCAGACCTGTCGCGCTGGCGAGGTCCTATGGCTTTGGGGCCCACGAATTGAGCGGCATCCGAAGGATCGTGGAGAGTCGGTCGGATTACTTCGAGCACCGGTGGGGGGAGTACTTTGGCGAAGGCACTCACTAG
- a CDS encoding NAD(P)/FAD-dependent oxidoreductase — MADQAEGPALFAWDGSTVHGADGTLPLSRDGAVRGEAGGAGPRVVVVGAGFGGLWAARALAGSPAEVTILDRHNYHTFLPLLYQVAAAELEPDDIAYPVRGIVRRLPNVGFLMAEVTGVDLGERQVLTDGGPIPYDYLILAAGSRTNFFRMESVARCAFELKEIGQAVILRSHILRLFERALREPDPELRRALLTFVVVGGGPTGIEFSGALAELVYGVLARDYIRLDFSEVRILLLEAMDRLLPALPEELQTYAKGRLEAKRVEVRLGAAVTRATDERVYLKDGTSIATRTLVWTAGVQASDLAAGLGVATARGGRVVVNPTLQLPDHPEVSCIGDMAYLEDEAGRPLPQVAPVAIQQGEHAARNIRRQIEGRKPLPFRYHDRGTMVTIGRNAAVAQVRGRPVRGFPAWLAWLGVHLVNLIGFRNRLLVLVNWAWSYLFYDRGVRLISESEPARSQERSVPR, encoded by the coding sequence GTGGCCGATCAGGCAGAAGGCCCGGCCCTCTTCGCGTGGGATGGGAGCACGGTCCATGGAGCAGACGGCACGCTGCCGCTCTCGCGAGACGGTGCGGTGCGTGGCGAAGCGGGCGGCGCCGGCCCCCGGGTGGTGGTGGTCGGGGCGGGCTTCGGCGGGCTCTGGGCGGCCCGGGCCCTGGCCGGCAGCCCCGCCGAGGTCACCATCCTGGACCGCCACAACTACCACACCTTCCTGCCGCTCCTCTATCAGGTGGCCGCGGCCGAGCTGGAACCCGACGACATCGCTTACCCGGTGCGCGGCATCGTGCGCCGGCTGCCCAACGTGGGCTTCCTCATGGCCGAGGTGACGGGCGTGGACCTGGGGGAGCGCCAGGTGCTCACCGACGGTGGCCCCATCCCCTACGACTACCTGATCCTGGCCGCCGGCAGTCGGACCAACTTCTTCCGCATGGAGTCCGTCGCCCGGTGCGCCTTCGAGCTGAAGGAGATCGGCCAGGCCGTGATCCTCCGCAGCCACATCCTGCGCCTCTTCGAGCGGGCCCTGCGGGAGCCGGACCCCGAGCTCCGGCGGGCGCTCCTCACCTTCGTGGTGGTGGGCGGCGGCCCGACGGGCATCGAGTTCTCTGGCGCCCTGGCCGAGCTGGTGTACGGTGTGCTGGCCCGGGACTACATCCGCCTCGACTTCAGCGAGGTCCGCATCCTCCTCCTGGAGGCCATGGATCGGCTCCTCCCGGCCCTGCCCGAGGAGCTCCAGACCTACGCCAAAGGACGGCTGGAGGCGAAGCGGGTGGAGGTTCGCCTTGGCGCCGCGGTCACCCGGGCCACGGACGAGCGGGTCTACCTCAAGGACGGCACCAGCATCGCCACCCGGACCCTGGTGTGGACCGCGGGCGTCCAGGCGAGCGACCTGGCCGCCGGCCTGGGCGTGGCCACGGCCCGGGGCGGGCGTGTGGTGGTCAACCCCACACTCCAGCTCCCGGACCATCCCGAGGTTTCCTGCATCGGCGACATGGCCTACCTGGAAGACGAAGCGGGCCGTCCCCTGCCCCAGGTGGCGCCCGTGGCCATCCAGCAGGGCGAGCACGCCGCCCGGAACATCCGCCGCCAGATCGAGGGGCGCAAGCCCCTGCCCTTCCGCTACCACGACCGGGGTACCATGGTCACCATCGGCCGGAATGCGGCGGTGGCCCAGGTGCGGGGCCGGCCCGTCCGAGGCTTTCCCGCCTGGCTCGCCTGGCTGGGGGTCCACCTGGTGAACCTCATCGGCTTCCGGAACCGGTTGCTGGTGCTGGTGAACTGGGCGTGGAGCTACCTCTTCTACGACCGGGGCGTCCGCCTGATCTCGGAATCAGAGCCGGCCCGGTCGCAGGAGCGTTCCGTGCCCCGCTAG
- a CDS encoding DNA alkylation repair protein, whose translation MPPRASRPAPPPTRGAGGRLFQTNEHELHSLGVALLERYVNLLEPADLRFVEGPLRRCHTWDLADWLSTKVAALPTPN comes from the coding sequence ATTCCACCGAGAGCATCGCGCCCTGCCCCGCCCCCAACTCGTGGAGCTGGTGGAAGGCTGTTTCAGACCAACGAGCACGAGCTTCACAGCCTGGGCGTCGCGCTGCTGGAGCGATACGTGAACCTGTTGGAGCCCGCCGATCTGCGTTTCGTCGAAGGGCCGCTGCGCCGCTGCCACACATGGGACCTGGCGGACTGGCTCTCCACCAAGGTGGCCGCTCTGCCCACGCCGAACTGA
- a CDS encoding M20 family metallopeptidase — protein sequence MEPKERALWARRAAEAVDEAEVIRLTRELVRIPSVYRPCDPEGNERRCALWVRDVLADLGLDPRVDEVAPGRPNVVADWSPSGQAGPTLLFEGHTDVVTAGDPSAWSHPPFGAELVDGRIYGRGANDMKGGLAAALAALRALKQAGLPLPGQVRLAALVDEEGMMEGVKTFIRAGLARDVDGAIICEPEQNEVCLTQKGAMRVDVRFAGRMAHGAMPDQGANPIPWAARFVERVAALEKEFRQELGRHPHLGPPTLTPTILQAPAGGEAQVNVVPGSARVALDIRTVPRQDHGLVRNRLEAILAGLQAEDRDCRASLEVLEERPWTETDPHETVVLAVEAACTLVGQPVVRGGVPGATDGTFLAAWADVPIVTLGPGNRYLPHQVDEYVEVDELVRAARIYAAAAVLFLTEPVNRER from the coding sequence GTGGAACCGAAGGAGCGGGCGCTCTGGGCGCGCCGGGCAGCCGAGGCGGTCGATGAGGCGGAGGTGATCCGCCTCACCCGGGAGCTGGTGCGGATCCCCAGCGTCTACCGTCCCTGCGACCCGGAAGGAAACGAGCGACGCTGCGCCCTCTGGGTGCGCGACGTCCTGGCCGACCTTGGCCTCGACCCCCGGGTGGACGAGGTGGCCCCCGGCCGGCCCAACGTGGTGGCCGACTGGTCCCCCTCGGGCCAGGCGGGCCCCACCCTCCTCTTCGAGGGCCACACCGACGTGGTGACCGCCGGGGACCCATCGGCCTGGTCGCATCCTCCCTTTGGGGCCGAGCTGGTCGACGGGCGCATCTACGGGCGGGGGGCCAACGACATGAAGGGCGGCCTGGCCGCCGCCCTCGCGGCCCTCAGGGCCCTGAAGCAGGCGGGACTGCCCCTGCCCGGGCAGGTGCGGCTGGCCGCCCTGGTGGACGAGGAAGGGATGATGGAGGGCGTCAAAACCTTCATCCGGGCGGGCCTGGCTCGGGACGTGGACGGCGCCATCATCTGCGAGCCCGAGCAGAACGAGGTCTGCCTCACCCAGAAGGGCGCGATGCGGGTGGACGTACGTTTCGCCGGCCGCATGGCACACGGTGCCATGCCGGACCAGGGCGCCAACCCGATCCCCTGGGCCGCCCGCTTCGTGGAGCGGGTGGCCGCCCTGGAGAAGGAGTTCCGGCAGGAGCTGGGCCGCCACCCCCACCTGGGCCCGCCCACGCTGACGCCCACCATCCTCCAGGCGCCCGCGGGCGGGGAGGCCCAGGTGAACGTGGTGCCCGGCTCGGCCCGGGTGGCGCTCGACATCCGCACCGTGCCCCGCCAGGACCACGGCCTGGTGCGGAACCGTCTGGAGGCGATCCTGGCCGGCCTCCAGGCCGAGGACCGCGACTGTCGGGCCTCCCTGGAGGTCCTGGAGGAGCGCCCATGGACCGAGACCGACCCCCACGAGACGGTGGTGCTCGCGGTGGAGGCGGCCTGCACCCTGGTGGGGCAGCCCGTGGTGCGGGGCGGGGTACCGGGCGCCACCGACGGCACGTTCCTGGCCGCCTGGGCCGATGTGCCCATCGTGACCCTGGGGCCCGGCAACCGCTACCTGCCCCACCAGGTGGACGAGTACGTGGAGGTGGACGAGCTCGTTCGGGCCGCACGCATCTACGCGGCGGCCGCGGTGCTCTTCCTTACCGAGCCTGTGAACCGGGAAAGATGA
- a CDS encoding 2Fe-2S iron-sulfur cluster-binding protein — translation MAELARGGRRDAAEVEIRVDGREVRVPAGATLLDAIRAAGGDVPTLCYHETLEPIGACRICVVELEGSRTLVPACQRRAEPGTLVRTDTERVQTSRRMVAELLQSSADTSLAPDVERYGRAYGSRPERWRPLLDGAQEVEAPTPARVDNDLYVRDLDRCILCYRCVEACGEQVQNTFAIGVAGRGYGARIDAGFELPLPESACVYCGNCVAVCPTEALVFRGEYEMRRAGTWDEARQHVTTTTCPYCGVGCPIELHVQDNRIVKATAPVDDPTTHGYLCIKGRFGWAYVHAGLETGAGQEPDRPAAAGASPD, via the coding sequence GTGGCTGAGCTCGCACGCGGCGGCCGCAGGGACGCGGCCGAGGTGGAGATCCGGGTCGACGGCCGGGAGGTGCGGGTGCCGGCCGGCGCCACCCTGCTCGATGCGATCCGGGCCGCCGGGGGCGACGTTCCCACCCTCTGCTACCACGAGACCCTGGAGCCCATCGGCGCCTGCCGCATCTGCGTGGTGGAGCTGGAAGGGTCGCGCACCCTGGTGCCCGCCTGCCAACGGCGGGCGGAGCCGGGGACGCTGGTGCGCACCGACACCGAGCGGGTGCAGACCAGCCGGCGGATGGTGGCGGAGCTCCTCCAGAGCTCGGCCGACACCAGCCTGGCCCCCGACGTGGAGCGCTACGGGCGCGCCTACGGCAGCCGGCCCGAGCGGTGGCGGCCGCTCCTCGACGGTGCCCAGGAGGTTGAGGCACCGACACCGGCCCGAGTGGACAACGATCTCTACGTGCGGGACCTGGACCGGTGCATCCTCTGCTATCGGTGCGTGGAGGCCTGCGGCGAGCAGGTGCAGAACACCTTCGCCATCGGGGTGGCGGGCCGGGGGTACGGGGCCCGGATCGACGCCGGGTTCGAGCTGCCCTTGCCCGAATCCGCCTGTGTGTACTGTGGCAACTGCGTGGCCGTCTGCCCCACGGAGGCCCTGGTCTTCCGCGGCGAGTACGAGATGCGCCGGGCGGGCACCTGGGACGAGGCTCGCCAGCACGTGACCACCACCACCTGCCCCTACTGCGGCGTGGGCTGCCCGATCGAGCTGCACGTGCAGGACAACCGGATCGTGAAGGCGACGGCCCCCGTGGACGATCCGACCACTCATGGGTATCTTTGTATCAAGGGACGTTTCGGCTGGGCGTACGTCCACGCGGGTCTGGAGACGGGCGCCGGGCAGGAACCGGATCGGCCTGCTGCCGCCGGGGCGTCCCCAGATTGA
- the msrA gene encoding peptide-methionine (S)-S-oxide reductase MsrA encodes MTPVPVSPAHEVAATLGGGCFWCLEAVFRDVRGVETVVSGYAGGHVENPSYEQVCTGTTGHAEVVQLTFDPEVIGYTDLLEIFFSIHDPTTPDRQGADVGPQYRSVIFYHTPEQREAAEDVIRRLEGQGLWDAPIVTQVVPIEAFYPAEAYHQRYFERNPHQGYCQAVIAPKVAKFRRAHAHLLKGNGAPPGARRRAAAE; translated from the coding sequence CTGACGCCGGTGCCTGTCTCGCCTGCACACGAGGTGGCCGCCACCCTGGGCGGGGGTTGTTTCTGGTGCCTGGAGGCGGTCTTCCGGGACGTACGGGGCGTGGAGACAGTGGTCTCGGGCTACGCGGGTGGCCACGTGGAGAACCCCAGCTACGAGCAGGTCTGCACCGGCACCACCGGCCACGCCGAGGTCGTGCAGCTCACCTTCGATCCCGAGGTGATCGGCTACACGGACCTGTTGGAGATCTTCTTCAGCATCCACGACCCCACCACCCCCGATCGACAGGGCGCGGACGTGGGGCCCCAGTACCGTTCGGTCATCTTCTACCACACGCCCGAGCAGCGGGAGGCGGCCGAAGACGTGATCCGGAGGCTCGAGGGCCAGGGACTGTGGGACGCGCCCATCGTCACTCAGGTTGTACCCATCGAGGCGTTCTATCCGGCCGAGGCCTACCACCAGCGGTACTTCGAGCGGAACCCCCACCAGGGCTACTGCCAGGCGGTGATCGCGCCCAAGGTGGCCAAGTTCCGCCGGGCCCACGCCCACCTGCTGAAGGGGAACGGGGCGCCTCCGGGAGCTCGCCGGAGGGCGGCGGCCGAGTGA
- a CDS encoding NAD(P)H-dependent oxidoreductase subunit E: MSPLAPMPGRGLEPGPLEKAPDPEPQELAALEGVWGALAPQERRGRRDLLLPALRALQASRGWISYSALAAVCRELTMPLAEAYGVASFYELLATEPRPRRMIHLCDDVACTLKGAGMLAGRLQALLGHPEQGEGPLGWSLSPCLGQCERGPAALVGDRVWVGLTPEGLEDAVGAWMAGEEARAHAGGVGTHLGSLGEGTPLLLRRCGRVDPGSLEAYVEHGGYRGLRRALQLGPEATLAEVEASGLVGRGGAAFPTARKWASAAREPAPRYVVCNADESEPGSFKDRVLMEQDPFAVLEGLTLAALAVGAERGFIYVRGEYPESHRSLLRAAEQARAAGFLGERILESGFSFDVELRQGAGAYVCGEETALFNSIEGLRGEPRARPPYPAQVGLFGRPTVINNVETLAAVPAILERGGGWYASLGSGRSRGTKLLSVSGHVVRAGVYEVAFGTPLRTILEDLAGGVPGGGAVQAVLCGGAAGTFLGPDQLDTPLSLEALQAVGGTVGSGSLVVLDETVDLWAVVERIARFFRDESCGQCVPCRVGTQRQLEVVSAVRRAGGPVDDQALAMLNDLAQVMRDASICGLGQLAPNAVQSSLRLLGRSGGDERG; this comes from the coding sequence GTGAGCCCGCTCGCCCCCATGCCCGGGCGGGGCCTGGAGCCCGGACCGCTGGAGAAGGCGCCGGATCCGGAACCCCAGGAGCTGGCGGCCCTGGAGGGCGTGTGGGGCGCCCTCGCTCCCCAGGAGCGCCGGGGGCGCCGGGACCTGCTGCTGCCGGCCCTGCGCGCGCTCCAGGCGAGCCGGGGCTGGATCTCGTACTCGGCCCTAGCGGCCGTCTGCCGGGAGCTGACGATGCCCTTGGCCGAAGCGTACGGGGTGGCCAGCTTCTACGAGCTTCTGGCCACCGAGCCGCGTCCCCGCCGCATGATCCACCTGTGCGATGACGTGGCCTGCACGCTGAAGGGCGCCGGGATGCTGGCCGGCCGGCTGCAAGCGCTCCTGGGGCACCCGGAGCAAGGAGAGGGCCCCCTGGGCTGGAGCCTCTCGCCCTGCCTGGGCCAGTGCGAGCGGGGTCCGGCAGCCCTGGTGGGCGATCGAGTCTGGGTGGGGCTCACCCCCGAGGGTCTGGAGGACGCGGTGGGCGCGTGGATGGCCGGGGAAGAGGCACGGGCGCATGCTGGCGGGGTCGGGACGCACCTGGGCTCCCTGGGCGAGGGGACACCCCTGCTCCTCCGGCGCTGCGGCCGGGTGGACCCCGGCTCCCTGGAAGCCTACGTGGAGCACGGGGGGTACCGGGGGCTCCGGCGAGCCCTGCAGCTCGGCCCTGAGGCGACCCTGGCCGAGGTAGAGGCGTCGGGGCTGGTGGGGCGGGGAGGTGCGGCCTTCCCCACGGCACGCAAGTGGGCGAGCGCGGCTCGGGAGCCGGCCCCCCGGTACGTGGTGTGCAACGCCGACGAGAGCGAGCCTGGGAGCTTCAAGGACCGGGTGCTCATGGAGCAGGACCCATTCGCGGTGCTGGAAGGGCTCACCCTCGCGGCCCTCGCGGTGGGGGCCGAGCGAGGCTTCATCTACGTGCGGGGCGAGTATCCGGAGAGCCACCGGTCCCTGCTCCGGGCGGCGGAGCAGGCCCGGGCGGCCGGGTTCCTGGGGGAGCGGATCCTGGAGAGCGGCTTCTCCTTCGACGTGGAGCTCCGGCAGGGTGCGGGCGCCTACGTCTGCGGAGAGGAGACGGCCCTCTTCAACTCCATCGAGGGCCTGCGCGGCGAGCCCCGGGCCCGGCCGCCCTACCCCGCCCAGGTGGGGCTCTTCGGGCGCCCCACGGTGATCAACAACGTGGAGACCCTGGCCGCGGTGCCGGCCATCCTCGAGCGGGGCGGCGGCTGGTACGCCTCCCTGGGGAGCGGGCGCTCTCGTGGAACCAAGCTGCTGTCGGTGTCTGGCCACGTGGTGCGGGCCGGGGTCTACGAGGTGGCCTTCGGAACGCCCCTCCGCACCATCCTGGAGGACCTGGCGGGCGGGGTGCCGGGGGGTGGAGCCGTGCAGGCGGTGCTCTGCGGTGGGGCCGCCGGCACCTTCCTGGGACCCGACCAGCTCGACACCCCCCTCTCCCTCGAGGCGCTCCAGGCCGTCGGCGGCACCGTGGGCTCGGGGAGCCTGGTGGTGCTCGACGAGACGGTGGACCTCTGGGCGGTGGTGGAGCGGATCGCCCGCTTCTTCCGGGACGAGTCGTGCGGCCAGTGCGTCCCCTGCCGGGTGGGAACCCAGCGGCAGCTCGAGGTGGTCTCGGCCGTGCGCAGGGCCGGGGGGCCGGTGGACGACCAGGCCCTGGCGATGTTGAACGACCTGGCCCAGGTGATGCGGGACGCATCCATCTGCGGCCTGGGCCAGCTGGCGCCCAACGCCGTGCAGAGCAGCCTGCGCCTGCTCGGCCGCTCGGGGGGCGACGAGCGTGGCTGA
- a CDS encoding MBL fold metallo-hydrolase: MSTPLPVQPPPIHEPIPGLYQVSMPIPVPLRAVNVYLLSGPEGWTVVDTGFHTAETEVRWRLALDALGIGFRDLTAIVVSHYHPDHIGCAGWLQEQSGAPVLMLRQEIPQVERFWRPGSPAGEAIAAFFEAHGMPVPEAGPLGGHHLEQVARVTPFPRITPVDPGQELRLGGWRFQVHWAPGHAEGLMVLWEPDARFLLADDLILATITPNISLWPFSVENPLDQYLSSLGRIAPLPARLVLPGHRAPIGDLAGRVGEIVLHHRDRLDRVEAIVRELERDGGPAPVTGWDVNLRLFGPQPDLFRSRFAMAETLAHLDYLAVHGRLRQEEGNGSPARICYRTV, from the coding sequence GTGAGCACGCCCCTTCCCGTGCAGCCGCCTCCGATCCACGAGCCCATCCCCGGCCTCTACCAGGTTTCCATGCCCATCCCGGTTCCCCTGCGCGCGGTGAACGTCTACCTCCTGTCCGGACCGGAGGGGTGGACGGTGGTGGACACGGGCTTCCATACCGCCGAGACCGAGGTGCGCTGGCGCCTGGCGCTGGACGCACTGGGGATCGGCTTCCGGGACCTGACGGCCATCGTGGTGAGCCACTACCACCCGGACCACATCGGTTGCGCCGGCTGGCTGCAGGAGCAAAGCGGGGCCCCGGTGCTCATGCTCCGGCAGGAGATCCCCCAGGTGGAGCGCTTCTGGCGTCCGGGAAGCCCGGCCGGGGAGGCCATCGCCGCCTTCTTTGAGGCCCACGGCATGCCCGTGCCCGAAGCGGGCCCTCTGGGCGGGCACCACCTGGAGCAGGTGGCCCGGGTGACGCCCTTCCCCCGCATCACCCCGGTGGACCCGGGCCAGGAGCTGCGCCTGGGCGGCTGGCGGTTCCAGGTGCACTGGGCACCGGGCCACGCGGAGGGGCTCATGGTCCTGTGGGAGCCCGATGCCCGCTTCCTCCTGGCCGACGACCTGATCCTGGCCACCATCACCCCCAACATCAGCCTCTGGCCCTTCAGCGTGGAGAACCCGCTGGACCAGTACCTGAGCTCCCTGGGCCGCATCGCCCCGCTGCCGGCCCGGCTGGTCCTGCCCGGGCACCGGGCGCCCATCGGCGACCTGGCCGGGCGGGTGGGGGAGATCGTGCTCCACCACCGGGACCGGCTCGATCGGGTGGAGGCGATCGTGCGCGAGCTCGAACGGGACGGCGGCCCCGCACCCGTCACCGGCTGGGACGTGAACCTGCGCCTCTTCGGCCCCCAGCCGGACCTCTTCCGAAGCCGCTTCGCCATGGCCGAGACCCTGGCGCACCTGGACTACCTGGCCGTGCACGGCCGCCTGCGGCAGGAAGAAGGGAACGGGTCCCCGGCCCGGATCTGCTACCGCACGGTCTGA
- a CDS encoding DUF2442 domain-containing protein gives MAKALTSAFGKSVSFDEDLMHVELLDGRLVSVPLEWFPKLRQATPEQRSKWRWIGPGVGIHWEELDEDISIEGLLQT, from the coding sequence TTGGCGAAGGCACTCACTAGTGCTTTTGGTAAGTCTGTGTCCTTCGATGAGGACCTGATGCACGTCGAACTCCTCGACGGGCGCCTGGTCAGTGTCCCCCTCGAATGGTTTCCGAAGTTGCGGCAGGCCACCCCCGAACAGCGCAGCAAGTGGCGCTGGATCGGCCCCGGAGTGGGCATTCACTGGGAGGAGCTGGACGAGGACATTTCGATAGAAGGCCTTCTTCAGACGTAA
- a CDS encoding ABC transporter substrate-binding protein, whose translation MPLVRSLALIALILIAAGLSAGAQEAPEPVYGGTLRVAIAAEPPGLDPTISTSQEIARMVYDNVHQGLVRIDRHGRIVPALAKRWTISPDGKVYTFTLREGVRFHDGSGFDAADVLEMLQRATNPASGHTHPEYYRDIASFTAPDPQTVRIELSRPNSELLYNLARPDSVIFPEGTASGQATHPVGTGPFRFVTWQRGSLVRLARFDGYYDPKLPYLDRVEFRFMPDPNAQMAALQAGDIDVIGYGLSPENALVIQSRPGFKLLQGSSTADVILAMNNSRKPFSDVRVRQAITYAINRREVIDGAMFGFGIPIGSHMTPAEPYYVDLSELYPYDPEKARALLVEAGYPNGFEATLSLPQPYEYSRRSGEVVAEQLRKVGIRLRLEIVEWTTWLSRIFGEAQYDMTIIGHAEPMDISIYGNPNYYFRYDSPRVQELLQQVTAATGEAQRAELYAQIQRQIADDAANVFLFAAPQLAAMKTSVYGWWQDQPTVALDATEVFVAP comes from the coding sequence ATGCCCCTTGTCCGTTCCCTGGCTTTGATTGCCCTGATCCTGATCGCGGCCGGGCTTTCGGCCGGCGCCCAGGAGGCCCCGGAACCCGTCTATGGCGGCACCCTACGGGTGGCCATCGCCGCCGAGCCGCCCGGCCTGGACCCCACCATCAGCACCTCTCAAGAGATCGCCCGCATGGTGTACGACAACGTGCACCAGGGCCTGGTGCGCATCGACCGCCACGGCCGGATCGTGCCCGCCCTGGCCAAGCGCTGGACCATCTCGCCTGACGGGAAGGTCTACACCTTCACCCTGCGGGAGGGCGTCCGTTTCCACGACGGGAGCGGCTTCGACGCCGCCGACGTGCTGGAGATGCTCCAGCGGGCGACGAACCCCGCCTCGGGCCACACCCACCCCGAGTACTACCGCGACATTGCCTCCTTCACCGCCCCCGACCCGCAGACGGTACGGATCGAGCTCTCCCGGCCCAACTCCGAGCTCCTCTACAACCTGGCCCGTCCCGACTCGGTCATCTTCCCTGAGGGCACCGCCTCCGGACAGGCCACCCACCCCGTGGGCACCGGGCCCTTCCGCTTCGTGACGTGGCAGCGGGGCAGCCTGGTCCGCCTGGCCCGCTTCGACGGCTACTACGACCCGAAGCTGCCCTACCTGGATCGGGTGGAGTTCCGCTTCATGCCGGACCCCAATGCCCAGATGGCCGCCCTGCAGGCAGGCGACATCGACGTGATCGGCTACGGGCTCAGCCCCGAGAACGCCCTGGTGATCCAGTCCCGGCCCGGCTTCAAGCTCCTCCAGGGCTCCTCCACCGCCGACGTGATCCTGGCCATGAACAACAGCCGGAAGCCCTTCAGCGACGTGCGGGTCCGGCAGGCGATCACCTACGCCATCAACCGGCGGGAGGTGATCGACGGGGCCATGTTCGGCTTCGGCATCCCCATCGGCTCGCACATGACTCCGGCCGAGCCCTACTACGTGGACCTGAGCGAGCTCTACCCCTACGACCCCGAGAAGGCCCGCGCCCTGCTCGTGGAGGCGGGTTACCCCAACGGCTTCGAGGCCACCCTTTCCCTGCCCCAGCCCTACGAGTACTCCCGCCGCTCGGGCGAGGTGGTGGCCGAGCAGCTCCGCAAGGTGGGGATCCGCCTGAGGCTCGAGATCGTGGAGTGGACCACCTGGCTCTCCCGCATCTTCGGTGAAGCCCAGTACGACATGACCATCATCGGCCACGCGGAGCCGATGGACATCAGCATCTACGGGAACCCCAACTACTACTTCCGCTACGACAGCCCTCGCGTGCAGGAGCTCCTCCAGCAGGTGACGGCCGCCACCGGCGAGGCGCAGCGGGCCGAGCTCTACGCCCAGATCCAGCGCCAGATCGCCGACGACGCGGCGAACGTCTTCCTCTTCGCCGCCCCGCAGCTTGCGGCCATGAAGACCAGCGTCTACGGCTGGTGGCAGGATCAGCCCACCGTGGCCCTGGACGCGACGGAGGTGTTCGTGGCGCCATGA